DNA sequence from the Thermococcus gammatolerans EJ3 genome:
CGAGAATGTCCCTTCTAACTCCACCGACGATGTTCATTCCGTACTGCTTCCTGTTTCCGGTGAGCCTCTCAACGAGCCACATGACCGGCTCACGGATTCTCCACGCGTGCATAAAGCCCGTGTCGTAGCCGACGAGGTGGGCGGCAATGCCTACCCAGAGCAGGTGGTTGTGAATCCTCTCCAGCTCGAGCATCAGCGTCCTTATGTAGCGCGCCCTGTCGGGTATGTCCACGTCAGCCAAGCGCTCGACCGCCATAGCGTAGCTGACGGAGTGCTGGTAGCCACAGATTCCGCAGATTCTCTCGGCGAGGAAGAGAACCTGGTTGTAGGTGAGCCTTCCCTCACCGGTCTTCTCTATTCCGCGGTGGGAGTAGAAGCCGCGGTAGTCAACGTCAACTATCTCCTCGCCCTTGACGAAGAGCCTGAAGTGGGCCGGCTCCTCTATGCCCGCGTGAACGGGACCCATCGGGACGAGCGTCGTTCCTTCCGGTGTCTCTCTGTACTCCGTCTTCACCTCGGCCATCGGCGAGTGCCTGTAGTCCATGTCCTTCCTGAGCGGGTAAACTCCCTCTGGCCAGTCCTCAGGAAGGATGAGCCTCCTCGGGTCTGGGTGGCCAACTGGGTTGAAGCCGAGCAGGTCCTTGACTTCCCTCTCTATCCAGAGCGCCGCGGGGAGCTTTGCTGCCACGCTCGGGAAGCTCGGGTCGTCGGCGGGCATGTAGGCCTTGAGGAAGACCCAGTAGTTCTCGTCCATGTTCTGCGGTTCAACCTGGACGTTGAGGAAGGGCATGTAGACGAACTTGCCGTTGAGTGGCCTCTCGTCGGTTCCGACGGCGGTTGAAAGGTGTGTCTCCTTGAACTCAGGGTGGTTGTGCCACCAGAGGACCGCATCCGGAAGAACTTCCCTGTCAATGACAAACATGTACTGCCCGTAGGTCATCCTCTTGCACTCTCTAATATGCTCTTTGAAGGCCTCGTAAAACTCCTTCAGGCCCTTTCTCTCGGTAAGAATTGTCTCGACATCAGCCTTCCTGCAGTGGCCGTTTTCGCAGGCCCTGCACTCAAACTCGAAGTGAGCCTCCAAATCCCTCGTCGTTACCATATTCACCACCCCATGAACGCCATGCCCAGGATCACCAAGCCGGCGAAGAACATCCTAACGTTCATCTTCACGACCTGGTCTATTCTCAGCCTTGCGTTTGTCGCTTCGAGGGCCGCTATGATCGGATAGAATGCAACGGTGAGGATGAACTGGAGGGCCAGTACGAGCGCCGCTCTCTCTGGGGTGTTTATCGGCCCGATCCAAGGCATCGTTAGCAGGCTGACGAAGAACCACAGCAGGGCGAAGCGCTTGATGTGTATCGCGTAGTAGAAGACCCCGAGGAGCCTTCCGCTGTACTCACCCAGCGGACCGCCTATGACTTCCTGCTCTGCCTCCGCAACGTCGAATGGGACAAAGCCGCTCTCAACGTAGAGCGCGTAGGCAAGGGCTATGTACGCGAGCACGAGCGACGGTGTGAGATGCAGGTTGGCTATGATGTCCGCTATGTTAAGGGAGCCGGCGTTGTAAGCAAGGACGCCGTAGAGAATGGCTATGAGCGGTTCCACCGTTAGGATGAGCTGGGCCTCTCTGGTAGCTCCTATGTGGCTGAAGGCGTTCTGGACGCTCAGGCCCCCGAGGATCAGGAAGACGCTGACCATCAGGATTACGTAGAAGAACACCACCAAGTTGAAGCCGAAGTCCACTGGTATGACGTTCCCGTAGGGCAGGAGCAGTGCTGCTGAGATAGCAGAGGCCAGGGCCAGGAACGGGGCTGCGGTGAAGAGTAAGCTTTTCGTTGGCTTAACGGATGGAAGGTTGAAGAGCTTCTGGAGGTCGTACCAGGTCTGCATGAGCGGCGGCCCGCGCCTGTACTGGAGTCTCGCCTTGACCCTTCTCGCTATTCCGTCAAGGTACGGCGGCAGGAGGAAGATGATGAGGATCCCAACGAGCTCGAATCCAACTTTGATCGTTGTCTCCATTTCCATCACCTCACAGGGCTATCAGGATTCCTATCACGGCCCCGATGACTACCAGGGTCAGTACCACGAAAGTTCCAAGTCTCATTCCTGGCAGGACGTTCTTGACGATCCTGAGCAGTCTGAGCAACGGTTTGAGGGCCTCCTCGTCTATGTTCATTATCTCCCTCTCGCGGAGGTCGTCGAGGGTCTCAACCTTTGTGTACGGGGTGTCGACTACCTTGGTGAAGTAGCTCGCCATCCAGAGGTAAGCCCTGGTTATGTAGTGGATTACTCCAGCTCCAACGGTGTAGAACCAGTCGCCGAGGCGATAGAAAGAGCCTATCTTCTTCTCGTACCAGTTGTAGTAGCCCTCGGCGTTCGTCCTGTACTCGTCCTCGTCTATTTCTGTTGAACCGCAGTCCCAGGGCTTCGTTTCCTTTCCGAACTCTGGCTTGAAGGTCAGGTACAGGGCAGCCGCGAGTGCGCCGAGGAGTATCACAAAGATCACCGGCGAGAAGAGCACCGAGCCGAAGCCTATTCTGTAAATGTTCTCGGTGAGGGGTGCGTTGAACGGCTCGTTGAGGATTGGGACCACTATCCTGGGGAACACTCCAATGATTAGGGTTAGACCTGCCAGGATCCACTGGCCGAGGAGCATTCCCGCCGGAACCTCCTCGACGTTCTCGTAGCGCTTCATCTCACCGCCGAACTGAGCTCCGTAGAATTTCATTGAATACGCAAGGGTTCCAGCACTGAAGAAGACCGCTAACACGGCTCCAAATATGAGCAAGGGATTTGAGGAACTGTAACCTGAGACGTAGATGAGCCACTTGCTTATGAAGCCGTTGAAGGGGGGAACACCGCTTATGGCGAGCGATGCAAAGAGTGCCGCTAGGGCCGTGAACTTCATCCTCCTGCCGAGGCCGCCGAGCTCGTTGAGGTCAACGGTTCCCGTCCTATACTCAACTGCCCCAGCCGAGAGGAAGAGTGAGGCCTTGAATATGGCGTGGTTGAGGGCGTGGAAGAGGCCGGCAAAGGCTCCGAGTGCCCCTATCGTCCCAAGGAAACCACCTTTTGGAACGAGAACCATCCCTATACCGATCCCCAGCCATATATAGCCCATCTGGCTTATTGAAGAGTACGCGAGCAGTCTTTTGGCGTTGTTTTCCCTGAGCGCGTACAGAGTTGCGTACGTGATTGTGATCATGCCCGCGAGGGCTACGATGATGCCTGCGTCTCCCTCGATTCCCGCTGTCTTCCATACAAGCGCCAGGATTCCGTAGAGTGCCATCTTCTCCATAGCTCCTGCCATTATTGCCGAAACGTGGGATGGGGCTGCCCTGTAGGTTTCTGCAACCCAGAAGCTGAAGGGGAATAACCCAGCCTTGGCAGTGAATGCGATCATCAAAAGTCCTGCAAACACAAGACGTGATGTGTGGTGTGTGGAGAGAGCCGCCCCTATGTTCTCGAACGTTAGCTCCTCGAAGTTTCCGATAAGTGAGTACGCCGTTCCGAGGGCGAGGAAGAGCGGGATCGTGTCGAGGAAGTGCATGGTGATGTAGTACTTGACGCTCGCGTTGACGTCCCTCGCTTTCTCGCTGAAGAAGACTAGTATGAAGGAACTGAGTGTCATTAGCTCCCAGCTCATAACGAAGTACTCCATGCTGTCAACGGTGACGACGAGTGTCATGCTGGCGAGGAACGTGTTGTAGGCTATCGCGTACACCCAGCCCTTTCCCGTTTTCTCAAAGAGATCCATATAATTGATCGCGAATAGCGAAGCCGCGACGCCCACTATGCCTATGATCAGCAGGAAGACGTTTGAGAGACCGCTCACGTTCATGGGGATCCCAAAGAGACTGAACATCTCTGGACCGTTGGTGTAGACGTGGTAGACCTCACCGAGGAGTGCGAGTGACCCCAGGAACGCCATGAAGCTCGAGGCCTTCACACTTACCCTGTAGTCCCTAACGAGGCCTATCACACCGCCAATGATGAAGGCTATGATAGCGTACTCAAGGAACATTTTTCATCACCCCATGAAGCTTATCTTCATGACAACGTCCAGCGTTATCCACGGGGCAACGATGCCTATGAGTATCAGAACGACCATTGCAGCGATCATGAGCTTTGGTTCACCCGTTTCTGCCCTTGGCTCTGGCTCACCGAAGAATATCTCCCTGAACCACAGGAGGACAACCACGAGGAAGATGGCCGCATCGAAGAGAACTACCGCAGGGAAGAGCCAGGAGGCAATGCCCCCTATCTCGCGTGTGCTCATGATTGTGAAAGCCTTGCTGAAGAACAGGCCGAGCGGAAGAACACCGGCCAATCCGAGGAAGCTCAGGAACCAGGCAACGCTGGCCCACGGAAGGCTTCTTTTTATTCCTCTTATGCCCTTGAGGTCTGTCGTTCCGAGGGAGTACACGAAGGCACCAACGCTCATGAAGGCGAGGGCCTTTACGAAGGCGTGGTTAACGACCTGGTAGATGGCTATCTGCAGGCCGACGTCGTGTCCGAGGAGTGCGTAGGCCAGTGTTATGTACGAAACGCCCGTCTGGCCTATCGTGGAATAGGCTATGAGCCTCTTGGCGTCGCGCTGGAGCGGGTAGTATATCATCATGAGAAGTATCAGCGCCACGGTGAGCGCTCCCAGGAGCCAGAAGTCGCCCCTGCCTGGGTTCATGTACTGGATAACGCGGAAGAGCATGAAGCTTCCCAGCGGAACTACTGAAGCCGCGTGGATGTATGCTGATGCCGGAACGGGCCCTGCCGTTGCATCCGGAAGCCACGAGTAGAAGAAGAACTGCGAGCTCATCGCGAAGGCCGCGAAGGTGAGAATCGCGAAGACCTTGTCCTTCGTTGACTGGGAGAGCGAGCCCATATTTGCAAGTTCTTGCCCGTTGCCGAGAAGGACGATCGAGAGCAGCAGGAGGAAAACGCCGAGGTTCAGGACGAGGAATGCCTTCAATGCCTTTCCTTCCGCGTTTCCATGGAAGTTCACGAGGTAAAACAGCGCCACCGCCATCAGCTCAAGGAAGATGGCGAACTGAACCAGGTTCGTTGAGTATATGAACGCCATGCTTGAACCCACGAGCAGTCCGAGGAGTGCGTAGAAGCGCCCCTTGCCTTCGTTGAGGGGAAATCCCCTGTTCGAGGGTCCCAGATAGTCGGCCGCGTAGAGTACGAGCAGGAATGCGGTGAGTATCGAAACGAAGCCCATCAAGACCGATGCCACGTCAACGTTGAGGCCGAATACCTCCCCGAGCTTGTTCCCGGAGGCGTAGGAGAAGTGGTAAACCTTATCAGCCCCGGATCCAAAGAAGGCGTAGGCCCCAAAGCCATTTATTGCCAGTGTAAGGCCAGTTATCAGGATTGCGAGGCCATCGGCGGTTCTGCCCTCCGTCCTATATATGAGCAGCAACAGGAAGGGCAAGAGTGCCGAGACTATGAACACGGTGCCGTTCACTTTTCACCACCCCTTGGTTTTTAACCCTTGGTTTCCATTGAAAAAAATTAATCAGAGGATGACGTAGGCCTTCTCGCCCTCTCCCTTCTCGGCCGAGCTCTTCAGATTGGCAACTACCTTTCCTTCCCTGTTCCAGAGTATCTCGTTCACATCGCCGAACTTAAGGGCCTCAGTTGGGCAGGCCGAGACACATGCTGGAAGCAGACCTTCTGCCCTTCTGTCGGCACAGAGGTCGCACTTGTCCATGATCTTGTTCTCCTCGTCGAGCTTGGGGACGCCGAATGGACAGGCTACGGCACACATGAGACAGCCGATACACTTGAGGGGGTCGAAGGCAACAGCTCCGTCCTTGTCCCTGAAGAGCGCTCCTGTCGGACAGACGTTGAGACAGGGGGCCTTCTCACAGTGGCGGCAGTTGAAGGGGACGGTGAAGAGGTCGGGAAACTCGAAGACCCTGATGCGGGCTTCGCCGTGAGCCATTTCACAGGCCACTTCACAGGCCTTACAGCCGATACAGCGCTTATAGTCGAGGAAAATCTTCTTGCTCATTCCAACCACCTCACTCCTCCACCTTACTAACCCTGGCCGCGACGGCCTTCAGCTCTGCCATCTTGGTTATCTCGTGGGTCTCCTCAAGGGTCAGGACGTTGACGTTCCAGTGCCAGGGCATCGCTATAACGCCCTCCCTGACGTGCTCAGTGACCTCTGCCCTCACGAGAACGCTTCCGCGCTTGGTCTCCACCTTAACGAGGTCCCCGCTCTTTATGCCGTACTTCTCGGCGTCCTTCGGGTTAATCATGACGTACTCCTCTGGCCAGCGCTTCTTCAGGCTGGGGCTCTCGAAGGACATCGTTCCCGTGTGCCAGTGGCCGACCTGCCTGAAGTTGGTGAGCCAGAGCGGGTACTCCTCGTCGGGCATCTCCGGCGGCTCACGCCACTTGACGGGCTGGAGGTGGGCCTTTCCATCTGCCGTCTTGAAGCCCTTCTTGAAGAGGATCTTCGTTCCCTCCCCTGGCTCTGTGCACGGGAAGAAGCATCCTTCGGGGTGCTCGGCGAGGTATTCGGGAGTTGCGCCTTTGAAGACCGGAATAACGCTGTTTATTTCCCTGAGAATCTCGTCCGGGTGCTCGTACTTGAAGTACTCACCGAGCCCGAGCTCCTTGGCTAGCTCAACAAGAATGAGCCAGTCGGGCTTTGCTTCACCGGGGGCTTCGGCGGCCTTGTAAGTCCTCTGAACCCTCCTCTCGGCGCTTATTGCCGTTCCCGTCTTCTCGAACCATGCTGCCGCCGGGAGGACTATGTCGGCGTATTTAGCCGTCTCGGTGAGGAATATGTCCTGCACAACGAGGAAGTCGAGCTTCTTGAGCTGCTCCTGAACCCACTTGCTGTTCGGGGCAGACTTGGCGATGTTGCCGCCGACGATGTACATCATTTTGATTGTGTTACCAATCTCGCGTATCATGCTGGTGAGGTCAAGGCCAACCCAGTCGGGTATCTTGAAGCCCCAGAGCCTCTCGAGCTCAGCTCTCGCGGCCTCGTCGGTAACGAGCTTTCCAGTGGGGAGCTTGTTGGGGGCGATGCCGCTCATCGCCGCACAGAATCCACACTGCGCTCCCGGGAAGACACCGCTCCAGACGCCTTCCTTGCCGATGTTGCCGGTGATCGCTATGAGATTCGCAAGGGCGAGG
Encoded proteins:
- a CDS encoding respiratory chain complex I subunit 1 family protein, encoding MEMETTIKVGFELVGILIIFLLPPYLDGIARRVKARLQYRRGPPLMQTWYDLQKLFNLPSVKPTKSLLFTAAPFLALASAISAALLLPYGNVIPVDFGFNLVVFFYVILMVSVFLILGGLSVQNAFSHIGATREAQLILTVEPLIAILYGVLAYNAGSLNIADIIANLHLTPSLVLAYIALAYALYVESGFVPFDVAEAEQEVIGGPLGEYSGRLLGVFYYAIHIKRFALLWFFVSLLTMPWIGPINTPERAALVLALQFILTVAFYPIIAALEATNARLRIDQVVKMNVRMFFAGLVILGMAFMGW
- a CDS encoding proton-conducting transporter transmembrane domain-containing protein codes for the protein MFLEYAIIAFIIGGVIGLVRDYRVSVKASSFMAFLGSLALLGEVYHVYTNGPEMFSLFGIPMNVSGLSNVFLLIIGIVGVAASLFAINYMDLFEKTGKGWVYAIAYNTFLASMTLVVTVDSMEYFVMSWELMTLSSFILVFFSEKARDVNASVKYYITMHFLDTIPLFLALGTAYSLIGNFEELTFENIGAALSTHHTSRLVFAGLLMIAFTAKAGLFPFSFWVAETYRAAPSHVSAIMAGAMEKMALYGILALVWKTAGIEGDAGIIVALAGMITITYATLYALRENNAKRLLAYSSISQMGYIWLGIGIGMVLVPKGGFLGTIGALGAFAGLFHALNHAIFKASLFLSAGAVEYRTGTVDLNELGGLGRRMKFTALAALFASLAISGVPPFNGFISKWLIYVSGYSSSNPLLIFGAVLAVFFSAGTLAYSMKFYGAQFGGEMKRYENVEEVPAGMLLGQWILAGLTLIIGVFPRIVVPILNEPFNAPLTENIYRIGFGSVLFSPVIFVILLGALAAALYLTFKPEFGKETKPWDCGSTEIDEDEYRTNAEGYYNWYEKKIGSFYRLGDWFYTVGAGVIHYITRAYLWMASYFTKVVDTPYTKVETLDDLREREIMNIDEEALKPLLRLLRIVKNVLPGMRLGTFVVLTLVVIGAVIGILIAL
- a CDS encoding 4Fe-4S dicluster domain-containing protein, whose amino-acid sequence is MSKKIFLDYKRCIGCKACEVACEMAHGEARIRVFEFPDLFTVPFNCRHCEKAPCLNVCPTGALFRDKDGAVAFDPLKCIGCLMCAVACPFGVPKLDEENKIMDKCDLCADRRAEGLLPACVSACPTEALKFGDVNEILWNREGKVVANLKSSAEKGEGEKAYVIL
- the fdhF gene encoding formate dehydrogenase subunit alpha, with translation MAEKLVPVVCPWCSVGCRFYAVSVNGYIRKIEFDYDHPTVNRGKLCPKGVASYQFINSSKRLKKPLKRVGERGEGKFEEISWDEAYRIIAEKIKEIKETYGPEAIAFLGSEKITLEENYLVHKLSKAIGTNHLDFPGRYCQYSNAPARTKVFGSAPATNPFEDVAKAELIVIWGHNPAETAPVFFGQYIEKAVLDNGAEMVVIDPRATRGHKYASIHLKPYPGTDLAIALAMLNVVISEELYDREFVQERTVGFEELKESVKDYTPEWAEKISGVPAEDIRKVARLIATKRTALLVNEGLNQHVNGFEFALALANLIAITGNIGKEGVWSGVFPGAQCGFCAAMSGIAPNKLPTGKLVTDEAARAELERLWGFKIPDWVGLDLTSMIREIGNTIKMMYIVGGNIAKSAPNSKWVQEQLKKLDFLVVQDIFLTETAKYADIVLPAAAWFEKTGTAISAERRVQRTYKAAEAPGEAKPDWLILVELAKELGLGEYFKYEHPDEILREINSVIPVFKGATPEYLAEHPEGCFFPCTEPGEGTKILFKKGFKTADGKAHLQPVKWREPPEMPDEEYPLWLTNFRQVGHWHTGTMSFESPSLKKRWPEEYVMINPKDAEKYGIKSGDLVKVETKRGSVLVRAEVTEHVREGVIAMPWHWNVNVLTLEETHEITKMAELKAVAARVSKVEE
- a CDS encoding hydrogenase large subunit, yielding MVTTRDLEAHFEFECRACENGHCRKADVETILTERKGLKEFYEAFKEHIRECKRMTYGQYMFVIDREVLPDAVLWWHNHPEFKETHLSTAVGTDERPLNGKFVYMPFLNVQVEPQNMDENYWVFLKAYMPADDPSFPSVAAKLPAALWIEREVKDLLGFNPVGHPDPRRLILPEDWPEGVYPLRKDMDYRHSPMAEVKTEYRETPEGTTLVPMGPVHAGIEEPAHFRLFVKGEEIVDVDYRGFYSHRGIEKTGEGRLTYNQVLFLAERICGICGYQHSVSYAMAVERLADVDIPDRARYIRTLMLELERIHNHLLWVGIAAHLVGYDTGFMHAWRIREPVMWLVERLTGNRKQYGMNIVGGVRRDILDYRKEEILKVVKQIREETKKFLDIALNTNTFIKRAEGVGILPYKVAKAYSVLGPTARASGRRIDTRLDQATKTAMAYNEVDFKVPVYKEGDVLARVLVRMDELFESLWIVEQLIDQMPGGDIMVPIGDLPEYEEALGFTEAHRGEVVHYVMTGEKNKVYRWKVRAPTYNNLPAVPEMLKGYHVADAPLIIASIDPCYSCTERVQFVDVETGKVKVLTEAEFNELSIKYRGVF
- a CDS encoding hydrogenase 4 subunit D; protein product: MNGTVFIVSALLPFLLLLIYRTEGRTADGLAILITGLTLAINGFGAYAFFGSGADKVYHFSYASGNKLGEVFGLNVDVASVLMGFVSILTAFLLVLYAADYLGPSNRGFPLNEGKGRFYALLGLLVGSSMAFIYSTNLVQFAIFLELMAVALFYLVNFHGNAEGKALKAFLVLNLGVFLLLLSIVLLGNGQELANMGSLSQSTKDKVFAILTFAAFAMSSQFFFYSWLPDATAGPVPASAYIHAASVVPLGSFMLFRVIQYMNPGRGDFWLLGALTVALILLMMIYYPLQRDAKRLIAYSTIGQTGVSYITLAYALLGHDVGLQIAIYQVVNHAFVKALAFMSVGAFVYSLGTTDLKGIRGIKRSLPWASVAWFLSFLGLAGVLPLGLFFSKAFTIMSTREIGGIASWLFPAVVLFDAAIFLVVVLLWFREIFFGEPEPRAETGEPKLMIAAMVVLILIGIVAPWITLDVVMKISFMG